A section of the Prochlorococcus marinus XMU1402 genome encodes:
- a CDS encoding O-acetylhomoserine aminocarboxypropyltransferase/cysteine synthase family protein — translation MSNQKFETLQLHAGQVPDPTTNSRAVPIYQTSSYVFDNAEHGANLFGLKEFGNIYTRLMNPTTDVFEKRMAALEGGMAALATSSGQAAQFLAIVNCMTAGDNFVSTSFLYGGTYNQFKVQFPRLGIEVKFADGDSIDSFRNKIDDKTKAIYVESMGNPRFNIPDFDGLSALAKENGIPLIVDNTLGAGGALIRPIDFGADVVVESATKWIGGHGTSIGGVIVDAGTFDWGNGKFPLMSEPSAAYHGLVHWDAFGFGSDICKSLGVPDNRNIAFALRARLECLRDWGSAQSPFNSFLLLQGLETLSLRIERQTSNALELAKWLDSNSNVSSVNYPGLESDPYYSSAKKYTTGRGMGCMLMFSLNGGYENAVKFIDSLKLASHLANVGDSKTLVIHPASTTHQQLSEEEQLSAGVTPTMVRVSVGIEHIDDIKADFEQALSQIT, via the coding sequence TTGAGCAACCAAAAGTTCGAGACACTTCAGTTACATGCAGGCCAAGTTCCTGATCCAACTACAAATTCTAGAGCAGTACCCATTTATCAAACTAGTTCCTATGTCTTTGATAATGCAGAGCATGGAGCGAACCTTTTTGGATTAAAAGAATTTGGAAATATTTATACTCGACTTATGAACCCCACGACAGATGTCTTCGAAAAAAGAATGGCAGCTTTGGAGGGAGGAATGGCAGCACTTGCAACATCCTCAGGACAAGCTGCTCAATTCTTGGCAATTGTGAACTGCATGACAGCAGGGGATAATTTTGTCTCTACATCTTTTTTATATGGTGGGACCTACAATCAATTTAAAGTACAATTTCCAAGATTAGGAATAGAAGTTAAATTTGCAGATGGTGATAGTATCGATAGTTTTAGAAATAAAATTGATGATAAAACCAAAGCAATATATGTCGAATCAATGGGAAATCCTCGGTTCAATATTCCAGATTTTGATGGACTTTCTGCTTTGGCGAAGGAAAATGGAATTCCTTTAATAGTTGATAATACCCTTGGTGCTGGTGGTGCTTTAATAAGACCAATTGATTTTGGAGCCGATGTTGTTGTAGAAAGTGCAACGAAATGGATCGGTGGACATGGAACAAGTATCGGAGGGGTTATTGTTGATGCCGGAACTTTTGATTGGGGAAATGGTAAATTCCCACTAATGAGTGAGCCAAGCGCTGCTTATCATGGACTCGTTCATTGGGACGCTTTTGGTTTCGGTAGTGATATCTGCAAATCTTTGGGAGTGCCTGATAATAGAAATATAGCTTTTGCGTTAAGAGCAAGACTTGAATGTCTGAGAGACTGGGGATCAGCTCAAAGTCCTTTTAATTCGTTTTTGTTATTGCAGGGTCTGGAAACTCTAAGTTTAAGAATAGAAAGACAAACTTCTAATGCTCTTGAATTAGCAAAATGGTTGGATTCTAATTCTAATGTAAGTAGTGTTAATTACCCAGGCCTAGAATCTGATCCATATTACTCAAGTGCCAAAAAATATACTACTGGAAGGGGGATGGGTTGCATGCTTATGTTCTCTCTTAATGGGGGTTATGAAAATGCAGTAAAATTTATTGATTCCTTAAAATTAGCGAGCCACCTTGCTAACGTGGGGGATTCAAAAACATTAGTAATTCATCCGGCTTCAACAACTCATCAGCAATTATCTGAAGAAGAACAATTATCTGCAGGTGTTACTCCAACGATGGTAAGAGTTTCTGTAGGAATTGAGCATATTGATGATATAAAAGCAGATTTCGAACAAGCACTTTCACAAATCACATAG
- a CDS encoding homoserine O-succinyltransferase: MALIIPSNYHKISDVEKNHISWIEPELAKRQDIRPLRIGILNIMPLGKQYEFNLLHPLGLSPLQIEPVWIKLETHSYKTWDHNHLNNLYITWEEANNPESLDGIIITGAPIEHLAFEEVKYWDEFVKIVNEARNSCASTLGLCWAGFALAYLAGVDKQVFDRKLFGVFPLKSLVPGHPLMGTQDDEFICPQSRFAGLPDLKMEKAQKEGKLNLLAYGENVGYTIFESKDQKQLMHLGHPEYTVHRIISEIERDKEKGDVPPPENFDLNSSKTAWRSHRNLLFQQWLWFCYQQVSLN, encoded by the coding sequence TTGGCTTTAATAATTCCTAGTAACTATCACAAGATTAGTGATGTTGAGAAAAACCACATATCTTGGATCGAACCAGAATTGGCAAAAAGACAGGATATACGTCCTCTTAGGATTGGTATTTTAAATATCATGCCTCTTGGCAAGCAGTATGAATTTAACTTACTACATCCACTTGGTTTATCACCTCTTCAAATTGAGCCAGTTTGGATAAAGCTTGAAACTCACTCTTATAAAACATGGGATCATAATCATCTAAATAATCTATACATTACTTGGGAAGAAGCAAATAATCCAGAATCGTTAGATGGAATCATTATTACTGGAGCGCCTATTGAACACCTAGCCTTTGAGGAGGTTAAGTATTGGGATGAATTTGTGAAAATTGTAAATGAAGCCAGAAATTCTTGTGCGAGTACTCTTGGATTATGTTGGGCGGGCTTTGCGCTGGCTTATTTGGCAGGGGTTGATAAGCAAGTTTTTGATAGGAAATTATTTGGGGTATTCCCTTTGAAAAGTCTTGTTCCCGGTCACCCTTTGATGGGTACACAAGATGATGAATTTATATGTCCTCAAAGTAGATTTGCGGGATTACCAGATTTGAAAATGGAGAAGGCCCAAAAAGAAGGGAAATTGAATTTGTTGGCTTATGGAGAAAACGTTGGATATACAATATTTGAATCTAAGGATCAAAAACAACTTATGCATTTAGGTCATCCTGAATATACGGTGCATAGAATTATTAGTGAAATTGAAAGAGACAAAGAAAAGGGAGATGTACCTCCTCCTGAAAATTTTGATTTAAATAGTTCAAAAACCGCTTGGAGATCTCATAGGAATTTGCTTTTTCAGCAATGGCTTTGGTTTTGTTATCAACAAGTTAGTCTTAATTAA
- a CDS encoding SulP family inorganic anion transporter has translation MSNFSRYLSKNWLDDPKSNILSGLVVAFAMIPEAIAFSGIAGVDPKVGLFGAFCLSITIAIVGGRRGMITSATGSTALLMTGLVAYGESQAPGLGVPYLIAAGILTGIFQILWGYLRLAYQMRFVPTGVLSGFVNALALLIFQAQLPQLGIGIRESKGLVEQTISQYPINSQIPVVWILVILGLVIIYGLPKITKVIPSQLIAIVVITFISIFFNLDVPTVSDLGKLPDGLPSISLPFGSIENGKVPFSFETLGVILPTSLAISLVGLMETFLTQDILDDVTDTSSNKNKEARGQGIANIVASLFGGMAGCALVGQSVMNTENGGKSRLSTLSSGISLLIMIILLKSWIGAIPMAALVAIMITIAISTADLNGLKNIRKIPKSDTAVMLMTFAVTMLTKPHNLALGVIAGVALAAILFSRKVAKVITVSRAKENNLITYKVKGQLFFVSKIYFLQGFDIHEHPENIVIDMSSAHIWDQSGVVALEQIIRKFQNGGSKVEIVGLNKESLNLFERLGGIESAH, from the coding sequence ATGTCAAATTTCTCAAGATATTTATCTAAAAATTGGTTAGATGATCCAAAGTCAAACATTCTCTCTGGCTTGGTTGTTGCTTTTGCAATGATCCCAGAAGCAATTGCTTTTTCAGGTATAGCTGGTGTAGATCCTAAAGTTGGCCTTTTTGGTGCATTTTGCTTATCTATAACAATTGCGATTGTTGGAGGAAGAAGGGGGATGATCACTTCAGCCACAGGTTCAACAGCTCTTTTAATGACTGGACTTGTTGCTTATGGAGAATCACAAGCTCCGGGATTAGGAGTCCCATATCTTATTGCAGCTGGAATATTAACTGGAATATTCCAAATTCTTTGGGGATATTTAAGACTTGCCTACCAAATGCGATTCGTTCCAACAGGAGTATTAAGTGGATTTGTAAATGCATTGGCACTTTTAATATTTCAAGCACAACTACCTCAGTTAGGAATAGGTATTAGAGAATCAAAAGGATTAGTTGAACAAACTATTAGTCAATATCCAATTAACTCTCAGATTCCAGTAGTTTGGATTCTTGTAATCCTAGGATTAGTAATTATCTATGGGCTTCCAAAAATCACAAAAGTAATCCCATCTCAACTTATCGCAATAGTAGTAATTACTTTTATAAGCATATTCTTTAATCTAGATGTCCCAACAGTTAGCGATTTGGGTAAATTACCTGATGGATTACCAAGTATTTCTCTCCCTTTTGGATCAATAGAAAATGGGAAAGTACCTTTTAGTTTTGAAACATTAGGGGTAATTTTGCCGACTTCACTTGCAATATCTCTCGTTGGTTTAATGGAAACCTTTTTAACTCAAGACATTTTAGACGATGTAACTGATACAAGTTCTAATAAAAATAAAGAAGCAAGAGGACAGGGAATCGCGAATATTGTGGCATCCTTATTTGGTGGGATGGCAGGATGTGCCTTAGTTGGGCAATCTGTTATGAATACTGAAAATGGTGGCAAATCTAGATTATCAACCCTCTCCTCAGGTATATCTTTACTAATTATGATTATCCTCTTGAAGTCTTGGATTGGAGCAATACCAATGGCTGCTTTAGTAGCAATCATGATAACAATCGCAATAAGTACAGCAGATTTAAATGGATTAAAAAATATTAGAAAGATACCTAAAAGCGATACTGCAGTAATGCTTATGACTTTTGCAGTTACAATGCTTACAAAACCTCATAACCTTGCGCTTGGAGTTATTGCAGGAGTTGCATTAGCTGCAATTCTTTTCAGCAGAAAAGTCGCAAAAGTTATAACTGTCTCAAGAGCTAAAGAAAATAATTTGATTACCTACAAAGTAAAAGGACAATTATTTTTTGTGAGTAAAATTTATTTTTTACAAGGATTTGATATTCATGAACACCCTGAAAATATTGTAATTGATATGTCTTCAGCTCATATTTGGGATCAAAGTGGCGTTGTTGCTCTTGAGCAAATTATTAGAAAATTCCAGAATGGTGGTTCTAAAGTTGAAATTGTAGGATTAAATAAAGAAAGTCTTAACTTATTTGAAAGACTAGGTGGTATTGAAAGCGCTCATTAA
- a CDS encoding FAD-binding protein produces MKNNSLLEVPNINSKDAKLKKLIYDVDESLFYKDNYSNEEFEHLCVCSGGTTSSCAKNGFTTLDLRKNYNKIHLDRKTNLVTIGGGVRMGNLVNHLQKHNRSFPIGLSKLPGAGYILTGGVSPLSRAYGLAIDNIESIKGFLGNGTFISLKKNQINLEEQLIWEAIKGAAPFFSIITEIELKTIQSKQIKVIEGFVNLNELSEIIKLSEEFPENISLQWIYAQKIYIYIFAELNNLEDKRTEEYLMPLGKFPALEKQFYENFNKINFFPKELNLYELNANNHSEVISLLGEDLKNDIPIFIKCLSEIMDNKPNNSCYIASQQLGGKTKKLNHGASFFVHRKSTWKPWIYASWKKNDLQEKEVALEWIYKSWSKLKRFYPNIHLAQLHNHLNFHEEEITLAFGNRMNELKTLKNIFDPQGILPPL; encoded by the coding sequence GTGAAAAATAATAGTTTGCTTGAAGTTCCAAATATCAACTCAAAAGATGCAAAATTAAAGAAATTAATTTATGACGTTGATGAATCCTTGTTTTATAAGGATAATTATTCTAATGAAGAATTCGAGCACCTTTGCGTATGTAGTGGAGGTACAACCTCTAGCTGTGCAAAAAATGGTTTTACAACTCTTGATCTAAGAAAAAATTACAACAAAATTCACCTAGATAGAAAAACCAATTTAGTAACAATTGGAGGTGGAGTAAGAATGGGGAATCTAGTAAATCATTTACAAAAACATAATCGAAGTTTTCCAATCGGACTTTCTAAACTTCCTGGAGCAGGCTATATACTCACTGGTGGAGTAAGCCCACTCAGTAGAGCGTACGGATTAGCCATTGATAACATTGAATCAATAAAAGGTTTCTTGGGAAATGGCACATTTATCTCTTTAAAAAAAAATCAAATAAATCTAGAAGAACAATTGATTTGGGAAGCAATTAAAGGCGCAGCACCCTTCTTTTCAATTATTACCGAAATAGAACTTAAGACTATCCAATCTAAGCAAATAAAGGTTATTGAAGGATTTGTAAATCTAAATGAACTTTCAGAAATAATAAAACTATCAGAAGAATTTCCAGAAAATATTAGTCTGCAATGGATTTATGCCCAAAAAATTTATATATATATTTTTGCTGAACTCAATAATTTAGAGGATAAAAGAACAGAAGAATACTTAATGCCTCTAGGCAAATTTCCCGCTCTAGAAAAACAATTTTATGAAAACTTTAATAAAATTAATTTTTTTCCAAAGGAATTGAATTTATATGAGCTGAATGCAAATAATCATTCTGAGGTAATTAGTCTTCTTGGAGAAGATTTAAAAAATGATATCCCAATTTTTATAAAGTGTTTGAGTGAAATAATGGATAATAAACCTAATAATTCCTGTTATATTGCTTCTCAACAATTAGGTGGAAAAACTAAAAAGTTAAATCATGGAGCAAGCTTTTTTGTTCATAGAAAAAGTACTTGGAAACCATGGATATATGCATCATGGAAAAAAAATGATCTTCAAGAAAAAGAAGTCGCTCTGGAATGGATTTATAAATCATGGAGCAAGCTAAAAAGGTTTTATCCAAATATTCACTTAGCCCAATTGCATAATCATTTAAATTTTCATGAAGAAGAAATTACATTAGCCTTTGGAAATAGGATGAATGAATTAAAAACTTTAAAGAATATTTTTGACCCACAAGGTATTTTGCCTCCTCTATGA
- a CDS encoding sirohydrochlorin chelatase: protein MDNLDSKLNNQVAILICGHGSRNKLAITEFQELTTFIQKRYPNFLVEYGFLEFAKPSLVDALDKLRDLSIKKVIAIPAMLFAAGHVKNDIPSLLTNYSSKTGIEIIYGRELGINNLMISAACERVKDVFKKNNTLKPEESLLVVVGRGSSDPDANSNVSKITRMIVEGIGLGWGETVFSGVTFPLVEPGLKNVVRLGYKNIIIFPYFLFSGVLVTRIKRQSDLVAINNPNVSFIHAKYLSSQSYVVDTFVERIEEILNNEGNNFMNCSTCKYRSNLFGFEKEVGMVQESHHDHVEGLGISCDLCDAECNGACEIQNQILIHNQEKSNSGGDNLEHEFVEAHQHEDNHHHHHHNIYPNSKHPLGPVTLRLPNKD, encoded by the coding sequence TTGGATAATTTAGACTCGAAGTTAAATAATCAAGTCGCGATACTTATCTGTGGACACGGTAGTAGAAATAAACTAGCCATTACTGAATTTCAAGAATTAACTACGTTTATCCAAAAAAGATATCCAAACTTTTTGGTTGAATATGGTTTCTTGGAATTTGCTAAACCTTCACTTGTTGATGCTCTAGACAAATTAAGAGATCTTTCTATAAAAAAAGTTATTGCAATACCCGCAATGCTTTTCGCTGCTGGCCATGTGAAAAATGATATACCTAGCTTGCTTACGAATTATTCAAGTAAAACAGGTATTGAAATAATTTATGGAAGAGAATTAGGTATTAATAATTTAATGATTAGTGCAGCTTGTGAAAGAGTTAAAGATGTATTTAAAAAAAATAATACTCTCAAACCTGAAGAATCATTATTAGTTGTCGTTGGTAGAGGTTCTTCTGACCCGGATGCGAATTCCAATGTTTCAAAAATTACGAGAATGATAGTAGAAGGTATTGGTTTAGGGTGGGGGGAAACAGTTTTTTCTGGGGTAACTTTCCCTCTAGTTGAACCTGGCTTGAAAAATGTTGTGAGACTTGGTTATAAAAATATAATTATTTTTCCTTATTTCCTTTTCTCAGGAGTCCTTGTCACAAGAATAAAAAGGCAAAGCGATTTAGTTGCCATTAATAATCCAAATGTTTCATTTATACATGCAAAATATCTTTCTTCACAGTCCTATGTGGTCGATACTTTTGTAGAAAGGATTGAAGAGATTCTTAATAACGAAGGTAATAATTTTATGAATTGCTCAACTTGCAAATATAGATCAAATTTATTTGGCTTTGAAAAAGAAGTTGGAATGGTACAAGAAAGTCATCATGACCATGTGGAGGGTTTGGGTATCAGTTGTGATTTATGTGATGCTGAATGTAATGGTGCTTGTGAAATACAAAATCAAATACTAATTCATAACCAAGAAAAATCAAACTCAGGAGGAGATAACTTAGAACATGAATTTGTAGAGGCTCATCAACATGAAGATAATCACCATCACCATCACCATAATATTTATCCAAATTCAAAACACCCTTTAGGACCTGTCACGCTTCGCTTGCCTAATAAAGACTAA
- a CDS encoding DUF2811 domain-containing protein has product MDPISNSNLNDKKRLECSSNKVSLETELSETLYKTMKDFVLSNPTWDQYKLINSALASFLVQNGCTDNSVSEIYLNQLFTPSKSF; this is encoded by the coding sequence ATGGATCCAATCAGCAATTCTAATTTAAATGATAAGAAACGTTTAGAGTGCTCTTCAAATAAAGTTTCGTTAGAAACAGAGCTTTCAGAAACTCTTTACAAAACTATGAAAGATTTCGTATTAAGTAATCCAACTTGGGATCAATATAAGCTTATAAATTCGGCTTTAGCTTCTTTTCTCGTACAAAACGGATGTACAGATAATTCTGTCTCAGAAATTTATTTAAATCAATTATTTACACCTTCTAAGTCTTTTTAA
- a CDS encoding GMC oxidoreductase, which produces MNISPYDAIVVGSGATGGIAALTLAEQGIKVLVIEAGPKINRLEASNYEPKNTLKRLSGVLTKKHTNQCQHPGYWKNNPDLYSNELKHPYDFHKKKPFLWTQGKQYGGRSLTWGGITLRLSSDDLQPAKKDGFGPNWPISYDELSPHYDFIESFCGIYGQKDNIKEVPNGKYIGEIPLTENEKVFGSNVKSKLNYPFIQSRGFDRNSSVKDKEWPKSSSVGSTFKKALDTGNVQIISNHLVESFEINKITELASKLTIINLENGHKEILDCDLILLCASTISTLRILLNSEYKSNSAGFKDNSGKLGRYLMDHISICRFFSVPRTKNSDRQLDNPPDLSGAGSFFIPFGSNLPEIENINFHRGYGIWGAIDRLGIPKFLQKDKNTSIGFLIAHGEVLPREKNSVSLSRKTDEWGIPIPYIEFEWSENELNMAKHMEKTIQKSVKAANGKINNIDELINIPLGSLITKNLIALSNSPPPPGYYIHEVGGAPMGINEENSVVDKFNRLWRCKNVLVLDGACWPTSSWQSPTLTMMALSRRACLNIKKT; this is translated from the coding sequence TTGAATATAAGTCCTTATGATGCTATTGTTGTTGGTTCTGGTGCTACAGGAGGAATAGCAGCACTTACATTGGCAGAGCAGGGTATAAAAGTTTTAGTAATAGAAGCAGGACCAAAAATTAACAGGCTTGAGGCTAGTAATTATGAGCCAAAAAATACATTAAAAAGATTATCAGGAGTTTTAACAAAAAAACATACCAATCAATGCCAACATCCAGGTTATTGGAAAAATAATCCTGATTTATATTCAAATGAATTGAAACATCCTTATGACTTCCATAAGAAAAAGCCTTTCCTTTGGACTCAAGGTAAACAATATGGGGGGAGATCATTAACTTGGGGAGGTATAACATTAAGACTTTCTTCAGACGATTTACAACCAGCTAAAAAAGACGGATTCGGACCAAACTGGCCTATTTCATACGATGAACTATCTCCTCACTATGATTTCATTGAAAGTTTCTGTGGAATATATGGACAAAAAGATAATATTAAGGAAGTCCCAAATGGTAAATATATTGGTGAAATACCTCTTACAGAAAACGAAAAAGTTTTTGGCAGCAACGTTAAATCAAAATTAAACTATCCATTTATCCAATCAAGAGGCTTTGACCGTAATTCATCAGTAAAAGATAAAGAATGGCCCAAGTCCTCTAGTGTAGGAAGCACTTTTAAGAAAGCTTTAGATACTGGCAATGTACAAATAATCTCTAATCATTTAGTTGAGTCTTTTGAGATTAACAAGATAACAGAGCTTGCCTCAAAACTGACGATTATAAACCTTGAAAATGGACACAAAGAAATATTGGATTGTGATTTAATTCTTCTTTGCGCATCAACAATTTCAACACTGAGAATACTACTGAATTCAGAATACAAATCGAATTCTGCAGGGTTTAAAGATAATTCTGGGAAATTAGGTAGATACCTCATGGATCACATATCTATCTGTAGATTTTTTTCAGTCCCAAGAACAAAAAACTCAGATAGACAATTAGATAATCCTCCCGATCTTTCTGGAGCTGGTAGCTTCTTTATTCCTTTTGGTTCAAATTTACCTGAAATTGAGAACATAAATTTCCATAGAGGTTATGGAATCTGGGGGGCAATTGATAGATTAGGGATACCTAAATTTTTGCAAAAAGACAAAAACACATCCATTGGCTTTCTTATCGCCCATGGCGAAGTCCTCCCTAGAGAGAAAAACTCAGTCTCTCTCTCAAGAAAAACAGATGAATGGGGAATCCCAATCCCCTACATTGAATTCGAATGGAGCGAGAATGAGTTAAATATGGCAAAACATATGGAAAAAACAATACAAAAATCAGTCAAAGCTGCAAATGGAAAAATAAATAATATTGATGAACTAATAAATATCCCTTTAGGGAGTTTAATTACAAAAAATTTGATAGCACTTTCAAATAGTCCTCCTCCTCCTGGATATTACATTCATGAGGTAGGGGGAGCTCCAATGGGAATAAATGAAGAAAATAGCGTAGTTGATAAATTTAATAGATTATGGAGATGTAAGAATGTATTGGTACTAGATGGAGCATGCTGGCCGACATCATCTTGGCAAAGCCCCACACTTACAATGATGGCTTTGAGCAGAAGAGCCTGTTTAAATATTAAAAAGACTTAG
- a CDS encoding pentapeptide repeat-containing protein, translating to MRFIILTVLMIILTLPSRSFAALDYGKQSLVGADFSGSDLKGATFYLTDLQDANLSDCELQNATLYGAKLKDTNLSNSNLREVTLDSAVLDGTDLSNTNLEDSFAYSTQFENVKIQGADFTNVFLPNDIVRKFCESASGTNPFTNRDTRETLECDYI from the coding sequence ATGAGATTTATAATTTTAACTGTTTTAATGATTATTTTAACTCTCCCTTCTAGAAGCTTCGCTGCATTGGATTATGGTAAACAATCCTTGGTAGGAGCAGATTTTTCTGGATCTGATTTAAAAGGAGCAACTTTTTATTTGACTGATTTACAAGACGCAAATTTATCAGATTGTGAGCTCCAAAACGCGACTCTTTATGGAGCAAAATTGAAAGATACTAATTTAAGTAATTCCAATTTAAGAGAAGTAACATTAGACTCAGCTGTTTTAGATGGAACAGATTTATCAAATACTAACTTAGAGGATTCTTTTGCTTATAGTACTCAGTTTGAAAATGTAAAAATCCAAGGCGCAGACTTCACAAATGTTTTTTTGCCAAATGATATTGTTAGGAAATTTTGTGAAAGTGCCTCTGGTACTAATCCATTCACAAATAGAGACACTAGAGAAACTTTAGAGTGTGATTACATTTAA
- a CDS encoding LEM domain-containing protein, with protein MNNRKIIKGYKTSMSSSFNEDNFTDKFKDGIIYTLYSDEFNSLRVGFAENDKVLEKKISSEALILLDMKKGNKKDLFLLITTLKELGIKYSDNLFFEYSSHLMRHLSTLGWPIGRSFYKQRKIKKELLCA; from the coding sequence ATGAATAACAGAAAAATCATAAAAGGATACAAAACATCAATGTCATCAAGTTTTAATGAAGATAATTTTACAGATAAATTTAAAGATGGAATAATTTATACTCTTTATTCTGATGAATTTAATTCACTTAGAGTTGGTTTTGCTGAAAATGATAAGGTTCTCGAAAAAAAAATATCTAGTGAGGCATTAATTTTATTGGATATGAAAAAAGGCAACAAAAAAGATCTATTTTTATTAATAACCACTCTAAAAGAACTTGGTATCAAATATTCAGACAATCTTTTTTTCGAATACTCAAGTCATTTAATGAGACACTTGTCTACTTTAGGTTGGCCTATTGGAAGATCATTTTATAAACAAAGAAAAATTAAAAAAGAACTTTTATGTGCATAA
- a CDS encoding VHS domain-containing protein, with the protein MPSNWSKIRDEWLDKTAVAKDDAKWALEALINSEEELFKIEQKINNQEDVISQVKFFKKKVKETISSKEISLDDIALNTSNSNKVQISVPSNLTYLLKVWAAAEGRDLSSVAFQCLETGIREMKSKGSIPSIAINRYDSACQKRIALAEVNNLLEKYEIAQNKIK; encoded by the coding sequence ATGCCTAGTAATTGGTCAAAAATAAGAGATGAATGGCTTGATAAAACAGCTGTTGCGAAAGATGATGCTAAATGGGCATTAGAAGCTTTAATTAATTCTGAAGAAGAGTTATTTAAAATAGAACAAAAAATAAACAATCAAGAGGACGTTATAAGCCAAGTAAAATTTTTTAAAAAAAAGGTTAAAGAAACTATTTCCTCGAAAGAAATTAGTCTCGATGATATTGCGTTAAATACTTCAAATTCGAACAAAGTTCAGATCTCAGTACCATCGAATCTTACTTATCTTTTGAAAGTTTGGGCTGCAGCTGAGGGGCGGGATCTATCTAGTGTTGCTTTTCAATGTTTAGAAACTGGTATAAGGGAAATGAAAAGCAAAGGTTCAATACCTTCAATAGCAATAAATAGATATGATTCGGCCTGTCAAAAAAGGATTGCACTGGCAGAAGTTAACAATTTATTGGAGAAATACGAAATAGCTCAGAATAAAATTAAATAA
- the gloA gene encoding lactoylglutathione lyase: protein MRILHTMLRVGDLNKSIDFYVNKLGMNLLRKKDYPHGKFTLAFVGYGLEKENTVIELTHNWDKKSEDYELGNKYGHIAIGVKDIHLICQGLENNGCKVTTKPKTMKNSSTVLAFIEDPDGYKIELIERE from the coding sequence ATGCGTATCCTACATACAATGTTGAGAGTTGGAGATTTGAATAAATCCATTGATTTTTACGTCAATAAATTAGGAATGAATTTATTAAGAAAAAAGGATTACCCTCATGGAAAATTCACTTTAGCATTTGTAGGCTATGGCTTAGAAAAAGAAAACACAGTAATTGAATTAACTCATAACTGGGACAAAAAGTCAGAAGACTATGAGCTTGGAAATAAATATGGTCATATAGCTATTGGAGTAAAAGATATTCATCTTATTTGCCAAGGATTAGAAAATAATGGCTGTAAAGTGACAACCAAACCTAAAACAATGAAAAACAGTAGTACTGTCTTAGCTTTTATTGAGGATCCTGATGGATATAAAATTGAACTTATTGAAAGAGAATAA
- a CDS encoding Tic20 family protein, whose amino-acid sequence MNQILQRLSSVFLYTLPLKASIPFGYYLFYKYSFLKILLLITFPIAIIEKSLPFGSFLLFIILFAGLARNPKVPYFVRYNAYQALLIDIALIIISYLLRIFPIVELGSIIFILILCIFIYSIYQCIYGVEPEIPLISKSVRMQI is encoded by the coding sequence TTGAATCAGATACTCCAAAGACTCTCTTCAGTATTTTTGTATACTTTGCCGTTAAAGGCATCAATACCTTTTGGATATTATTTGTTCTATAAATATTCTTTTTTAAAAATACTATTATTAATAACTTTTCCAATAGCAATAATTGAAAAATCTTTGCCTTTTGGTAGTTTTTTATTATTTATAATATTGTTTGCTGGATTAGCAAGAAATCCAAAAGTCCCCTATTTCGTCAGATATAACGCATATCAAGCATTACTAATTGATATCGCTTTGATAATAATTTCATATCTCTTGAGAATATTTCCCATAGTTGAACTAGGCTCAATTATTTTTATATTAATACTATGTATTTTTATTTATTCGATTTATCAATGTATTTATGGAGTTGAACCTGAAATACCCTTAATTAGCAAATCTGTAAGAATGCAAATTTAA